The following nucleotide sequence is from Terriglobales bacterium.
CCGGTTTGGCACCTCGATGTCGGTTCATCGCATCCTGGAGCTGTAGAAGGTTCCAAGGGTTAGGCTGTTCGCCTATTAAAGCGGTACGTGAACTGGGTTCAGAACGTCGCGAGACAGTTCGGTCCCTATCTGGTGTGGGCGCAGGAGATTTGAGTGGGCCTGTCCTTAGTACGAGAGGACCGGGATGGACGAACCTCTGGTGTTCCAGTTGTCATGCCAATGGCACGGCTGGGTAGCCAAGTTCGGTTGTGATAAACGCTGAATGCATATAAGCGTGAAGCACTCCACAAGATGAGATCTCCCAACCCGTAAGGGTGATGAAGGGCACTGGAAGACCACCAGTTTGATAGGTTTGAAGTGTAAGACCAGTAATGGTTTCAGCTTACAAATACTAATCGCCCGTTCGGCTTGACCATAAAATTTATTCAGTGCATTGCGGCGCTCCGCGCCGCTTGGCTGCTGGCTGCTTGCTACTGGCTTCTGGCGAAAAACAAGTCGTCCCGAAGTTGGAAATAGTAAGTTGGCCAGTGCTTCCCAATCGATTCAGTTGTGAGGAATCTCAAGCTACTAAGTTCAGTAGCTTTGCGCTGTTAGCTAGTAGCCGGAGGCCAGTAGCCAGCAGCCTTCGACAGTTCTCGCGCGTGTCACAAAGTAAGTGACACCCTGCTCTTAGGGGATGGCATAGAGCAGCCGCGACACGAAGTCGGTGATCATACCGCGGGGGTCACACCCGTTCCCATCCCGAACACGGAAGTTAAGCCCCGCCGGGCCGATTGTACTGCACGGGAAACTGTGTGGGAGAGTAGGTCATCGCCGGCATAAATAAAGGCTCAGTTGAGAAATCAACTGAGCCTTTTCCTTTTCGGGAAAAACGCAAAATCAACAGCAAAAACCGCCGCGGATCACGCGGATAAATGCACGGATTGCCGCGGAAACAGAACCGCCGGCGGTAGCCGGTGGGGCAGCCGCGATTTCGGCAGCTGCAATTCATCTGGATGTCAACAAACTGCGAGAACCTAAGCCAAGTGTAAAATGCGATGGCATGTCCAGATCGCCACTAAGGCTTTTCAAGCGGGCTCTCATTCATCGTGAGCGAGATGCACAAGATGGCTGGCGCCTTCCCGCCGGTACTCGTGGCATCTATATTCTTTACAACCAACGTGCTCGCTCTAAGGACATTTTCGAAGTGGTGTATATAGGAGTCGGTGGAACCAAGCTTAAGAGAGGTATTGGGGAGCGAATCTGGAACCACCGGCGCGATGGCAAAAAATCAAAATGGACGCATTATTCCATCTTTGAAGTACACGACAACATCTCGGGTGAAGAAATTTTGGAACTGAGAGTTTTCTGTTTCAAATATTTAAGCTGGACCCGCGGGTGTAGATAACGTCAAATTTGGTTCTAAGGCATTTAAAGAGATTTCAAGAGATGGTTTGTGGAAGGAGCAGCTTACTTCTTGATCGAAGTTCACCGACTAGCTCCCGTTCCACGCTTTAGAGCGATGCATTGTCTCGACCATAAACACAGATGTGTACATTGTCGGCATGCAATCGAAAATACTCTCCGACTCTTTCGATAGTCGGGTACTTCCCGCTAAACTCTTCCCAAACATTTCGGCTTTTGTGGGTGGCGGAATACACGCTCGAACCGCTCCGAAGATATTTAAGTACAAACTTATCATCGCTTACCCAAAGCTGCTTGTATCGATCCGTCGCGAATTCCGCAAGACGAAAGAAATCCTTAAAGACCTTCTGCAAGCGCGCATTGTCGTTGCCCTGCCATTCGGTGAAAGTGAACTCAGCAATCCGACGATTCGTCTCTAAGTCGAATCGTCGTGTCTCCGAGCTGCCTGCGCCGAGCGAGAGGGATTCAACGACTTCGCCGCCCGTGAGGATCGTTGGCAGCATCAAAAGAACGCCTAAAGCATGCATCACCACATCAATTGTGCAGCCGCACGTTTGATGGTCTTTGCGGCATCAAGCAATTCTGCGCTGATCAGGTTCTGATCCAGTCGTTCTGCAATCGCCTGTCCCGTTCGATGAGCGAATTGCCACTCAAGCTCAGCGATTTTCGAGGCCAAATCATCGCCCGTGAACTTCGCGACCTGATCAACGCACGACGCGAGTTTTGCAGCCGATGAGCTCATAGCCTGTTCAATATACTCTCGCGCAGGCGTGAGGCGCGGAATTCTTGTAGCCTATCGCGCGGAGGCACAGTAGAGCCTTGGGTTTCGTCGAACCAGCGATCCCAACTTGAGTCCATCGATGAAAGAAGCTACAGTCTAGGCTATGAAATACGCGGACCGTATCACCTTCGATCCCGAGCAGTGTGGCGGGCGGCCGTGCATCCGCCACTACCGCTTGCGCGTCAAGGATGTGCTCGAAATGCTGGCCGCCGGCGTCTCTGAAGCAGAAATCCTCAAAGACTATTCTTTCCTTGAGCCCGAAGACATTCGTGCATGCCTGGAATTCGCGGCCGAGCAAGTAAATTATCCGGTTCTCACGAACTCCTGACCCGTGCGCTTTCTTCTCGACACGCAGTTGCCTGCTGCAATGGCGCAGTGGCTGAGGGAACATAGCCTCGAAGTAGAGCACGTTCTAGAAATCAATCTTGCCCAAGCCACCGACGCTTCGATTTGGCGGCATGCCGCGAGCGTGGGCGCAGTGATCATGAGCAAGGATGAAGACTTTGCCGAGTGGGTCCGTCGCGGCAGACCAGGTCCCGCCGTAGCGTGGCTTAGAATTGGCAACTGCTCGAATCGAGCTCTAAAGTCGTGGCTTGAGCCTCTGCTGCCGACGATCGTTGCCAAGCTTGCGGATGGAGAACGCTTGATCGAAGTTCGTTAGTGGCATTGTCACTTCTTAACAAAATGGGAATGCGAAGGAGGAATTCTTATATTTGATGGACGATAAATGAACTCTCGGCAAGCTACTTGATTTTTAGATGTCGATAACCAGCTTTCTTGAATTTCGTGTTCAGGTAAGTTCCCATCGAATTGGCGGTAAGCAGATTTCTAAATTCCTCTTCTGGCACTGCGAGGTATCGGTAGACCTCACCAGAGTCTTTGAATTCAAGCTCCAGTATCGCTGTGTCCTTGTTGTAACCAAGCGAAGCAACTGCATCGGAATCGACTCGCTGCCGACGAATAGGAGTCGTGTTCTTAGCTGCCGGAACGCCCAGCAGAAGACTCTCGGTACTCAGATCCTCGTCAACGTCAGGCCAGTGAATTTCGTAACCGTCGGGACCAATTTCCCAATTTTCGCGTTCCTGCTTACTAGCTTGCTGAAGCCGGGGATACCACGACAGCGGGACACTGATGATGCGACCATCTCGCAATTGAACACTGAGTAGATCATCAGTGACCGCAACTTTCGAAACGCGCTCATCTGCCGCAGGAGCCAAAATACCCATTCCAAGTCTCCAATAGTGCTTCTCGATTATCCTCCACAATCTCACGAATACGTCGCAATTCGTGCATGGGGAATCCCCAGTTGCGAGCTAATTCGATTGGATCCAACCAAAATTTCGCCCGCAGGTTCTCGCGCCTGACATGAAGGTGAGGTGGCTCGTTCGGTTCAGAACTGAAAAAATAAAAGCGATACGGACCGGATAGGAGAACTGTCGGCATTCTCGAACCTTGTGCCTTTGATCCAGAATCGAGCCTACCCCGGCGGCCACCCCAGCAGGCGGCCCCCCAGCAAATGAAGATGCAGATGAAACACTGACTGTCCCGCTCCGGGACCGACGTTGAACACGGTTCTGTAGCCGTTTTCGATTTTTCGATCGCGCGCGATTTTCGCGGCTACCAGGTGCAGCTTTCCGATGATTTCGGCGTCTTCCACTTTGGCTTCTTTCACACCCACGATGTGCTTTTTGGGAATGATGAGCACATGCGTTGGAGCTTGCGGTTTGATGTCCTCGAAGACGAAGGTCTCCGCGTCTTCATAGACTTTCTTGGCGGGAATCTCGCCTTGGATGATGCGGCAGAAAAGACAGTCCATCGTTTTTTCACCTGATGAGACTCTGGGGTTGTCGGCTGCTTCGATAGTGGCGACGGCTTGGTTATTTCGTGATTTCCTGATTTCGTGATTTCGCGATTGAAAATCAAAAGCGTGACCGGAATCCCAAATCACCAAATCGCGAAATCACCCAATCGCCAAATACTCCATGTCCTTGACGCCTCCAGCAACGTTGACCTCTAGTCTAATCGCACGAGAAATACTCCGCCTTCCGGAGTGCTCAGGTTCTGCGAGATCTCTTCTGCGAGCTGGCGATCGTCGTTTTGTACGCGTACTCTCACCCATTCGCCGGTCGGTCCGGTGAACTCGATCACGCGCGCTGGGCGATAGCGGCTGACAATCTCCTGCTTGAGCTGCTCGGCAGCTTCAGTGCTGTCGAAAGCTCCGATTTGAACTTCCCATTTTCCGCCGCGATCGATTGGTGCCGGTGTCGCGAGGACGTCCATTTTGATCCACGCCGTTCCGGGCTCCCACACGTCGACTGCTTTGGCGGCGGCGAGCGAGAGATCGAGCATGCGCTCGCCGATGAATGGTCCGCGATCGGTGATGCGAACAATTGCGGACGCTCCAGTCTTTACGTTCGTCACGCGCACGATGCTGTTCAGCGGCAGTGTGCGATGCGCGGCGGTCATCTGGTTCATGTCGTAGACTTCGCCGTTCGCGCTGCGGCGATTGTGATATGGAGGGCCATACCAGCTTGCCAGTCCCGTTTCGGTGTAGATGGGCTTCTCTGAAGAGGGGAGCGGCGCAACTACTTCTGTATTTGCACGTTCGGTGGGTTTGGCCTGAGTGGGTACTGTCGGTGCCGGAGTGATTTCTGCGCTCTGCTGCTCCGCCGCCGGAGGTGCCGGTTCCGTTTTGGGAATCTCCGGAGGCGCGGGAACTTTGGCTTCGGTCGGACGATGTTCTCCACAGCCGGAGAGCGAAACCATGCAGATGAGCCCGAGTACAACGCGAATCCATTTCATTTCTGGGGATTCTGTCCTTTGGTGTCGTCCATGCGATCGGCAAGTTTGCGCAGTTGCTCGGCGGCAGTGCGCAGCGCCTGCGTACCCTCACTGCGGACCTTCGGCACAACGTGCTCGTTCAAGTGCTGGATCACTCCTTTAATCTCCTGCTCGATCTTTGAAGCTGCTTCGTCGAGCTTGCGCTTGGTCTGCGAGAAATCAGCCATCAGAGCACCTCATTGCGATTATGTACGGCGGGCAGTGTGGTGGCAACCAGTTTGGAATCTGGAAGGGAACAGGGGACGGAAAGGTTACAGGTTACAGGGAACAGGGTACAGGCAAAACCGAGACTCTCAATTGAAGCCGGCTTTAGGATTTCCCCTGTAACCTGTCCCCTGTAACCTGTCCCCTCCCGTGCTGCTATCCTGTGTGTTTCTCGGAGCGACCGATGATCAATATGCAAGCACGCGTGGCCGTTGTTTTCGGCATTGCCAACAAGCGCAGCATCGCCTGGGCGATCGCACAGAAGCTTCAGGCGGCCGGAGCCACGCTCGCCATTACGTATCAGA
It contains:
- a CDS encoding DUF433 domain-containing protein, coding for MKYADRITFDPEQCGGRPCIRHYRLRVKDVLEMLAAGVSEAEILKDYSFLEPEDIRACLEFAAEQVNYPVLTNS
- a CDS encoding DUF5615 family PIN-like protein; its protein translation is MRFLLDTQLPAAMAQWLREHSLEVEHVLEINLAQATDASIWRHAASVGAVIMSKDEDFAEWVRRGRPGPAVAWLRIGNCSNRALKSWLEPLLPTIVAKLADGERLIEVR
- a CDS encoding DUF2442 domain-containing protein — encoded protein: MGILAPAADERVSKVAVTDDLLSVQLRDGRIISVPLSWYPRLQQASKQERENWEIGPDGYEIHWPDVDEDLSTESLLLGVPAAKNTTPIRRQRVDSDAVASLGYNKDTAILELEFKDSGEVYRYLAVPEEEFRNLLTANSMGTYLNTKFKKAGYRHLKIK
- a CDS encoding DUF4160 domain-containing protein; its protein translation is MPTVLLSGPYRFYFFSSEPNEPPHLHVRRENLRAKFWLDPIELARNWGFPMHELRRIREIVEDNREALLETWNGYFGSCGR
- a CDS encoding histidine triad nucleotide-binding protein, with amino-acid sequence MDCLFCRIIQGEIPAKKVYEDAETFVFEDIKPQAPTHVLIIPKKHIVGVKEAKVEDAEIIGKLHLVAAKIARDRKIENGYRTVFNVGPGAGQSVFHLHLHLLGGRLLGWPPG
- a CDS encoding septal ring lytic transglycosylase RlpA family protein, coding for MKWIRVVLGLICMVSLSGCGEHRPTEAKVPAPPEIPKTEPAPPAAEQQSAEITPAPTVPTQAKPTERANTEVVAPLPSSEKPIYTETGLASWYGPPYHNRRSANGEVYDMNQMTAAHRTLPLNSIVRVTNVKTGASAIVRITDRGPFIGERMLDLSLAAAKAVDVWEPGTAWIKMDVLATPAPIDRGGKWEVQIGAFDSTEAAEQLKQEIVSRYRPARVIEFTGPTGEWVRVRVQNDDRQLAEEISQNLSTPEGGVFLVRLD